Below is a genomic region from Xylocopa sonorina isolate GNS202 unplaced genomic scaffold, iyXylSono1_principal scaffold0063, whole genome shotgun sequence.
TTCCTTGGAAACTTCATATTCCCGTGACCAGGTGTTCGGGTCATTAATTCTTGAGATACTTGATGTAATCGTTGAATTATTGTTGATCGTCGCCGACGTTGGATCTTCTGACGGGAAGAACGTGTCGACGACTCCTTCCAGGAACGAAGTCTCCATTGTTTCCGTCAACGGGGGCGTCCATGGTCGTAATTTATTCATTACGATTTTATACGGACGCCCCCACGGGTTCTCGCGCAAAGTTTCGAGCAGCCCGTCCCAGGCTCGTGCTTTCGACTTCTTTATCGCAGCTTGTCCTCGTAAACCAATCCGCTTCGCTCTCGACTACGGCCTCTTCGGTCGGTTCGTCCGGCCAGGTAGCCACGAGGGTTGCTGCCATAAATAGGTCATCGTCCATTCTTCTCAGCgaccatttattttgatttttggTCGCTGTTCTCCTCTCTTGAATTTTAGATACGCTGATCCTTATATAAATATAGTCTGATAAGGTCTCAGCCGTATCTACTATCCACTTCGTAACTCTACGAGCTGCGGCGCTGTTCGCGAACGAGAGGTCGACCTTACTCTCGCCCTGTTGACGCACGCACGTACTGGAGTCTCCATGATTTAATAACTTTAAATTAATGGAAGCTGCCCAGTCCATCGTAGAGTGGCCGCGTTGATTCGTTCTTGAGGAATTCCAGAGCGTTGAATGCACGTTCAAATCTCCCAAGACGAACGTTGGTAGGTGGGCGTGGCGTCTTACCACCCCTCCCACTTCATCCAAAAGCTGGTCGAAATCTTGCAACGACCAGCTCGGCGGCGCCTACAATTCGATTACGGCGGTAAATCCTCGCCCTTGCGCGATGAGCGTGATCGGCCGGATGCGTGTCGGCGTCGCCTGGATGATCGCGACCTTTCCTTCCGTATCGCTTATCCACGACGGCTTGTCGTGGATAAAATACGGCTCGGATGCCACCACTAACTCGACCACGCCGCTTTGTAGGCTCTCGATCATTAAATCTTGAGCTCTTGCGGCGTGATTCAAGTTAATTTGGAGCATTTGTGTAGTTTCCTTTTAGTTTCCGCGGGTTTGTCCGTCGCAGATTTCTTCACTTTCTTCTTCGTCGTGGATTTATTTTTCTCGACGACGGGTCTTGCAGGGAGAACTCTCAATTTCCCCGTCTTCTTAGCGGACGGTGCCGGTTGGCACGCCTTTCCTCCAAGTTTGTGGTCGGCCTGGCATCCCGCGGCCTTACATCCAGGGCAGTTGGCGGTCTTCACCTTGCACTCCGcagagcggtgtcccgtttcTCCGCACCTGTAACAGGCCTCGCGCCTGTCTTCGGCTTTCGTACATTTAGCAAGTACgtgcgggttccagaacctgggtgtccaggaagtacccatccccacctcctcatggtggaacctgggcgccgggcttgcccggtggctaacagggctctggggctatcgaattatacccggactcggaggtttgatGCATTATCgactgcccaaaatagtccgaatccattcgtacagtaaaattgaatagactgagcaggcagtctggtgcatctat
It encodes:
- the LOC143432235 gene encoding uncharacterized protein LOC143432235 — translated: MIESLQSGVVELVVASEPYFIHDKPSWISDTEGKVAIIQAPPSWSLQDFDQLLDEVGGVVRRHAHLPTFVLGDLNVHSTLWNSSRTNQRGHSTMDWAASINLKLLNHGDSSTCVRQQGESKVDLSFANSAAARRVTKWIVDTAETLSDYIYIRISVSKIQERRTATKNQNKWSLRRMDDDLFMAATLVATWPDEPTEEAVVESEADWFTRTSCDKEVESTSLGRAARNFAREPVGASV